In one window of Zhihengliuella sp. ISTPL4 DNA:
- the murJ gene encoding murein biosynthesis integral membrane protein MurJ, giving the protein MTSLGRASAIIGAGTMVSRVTGLLRSIVLVGVLGAVGSEAADAFTFANTLPNSVFSLISVGVLTAVIVPQIVKATADADGGNAFISKLFTLGTVVLVATTAVATIAAPWLVVLVAGRAPLEAQALATALAYWCLPQILFYGLYALLGEALNARRIFGPFTWAPVVNNIVSIIGFLVLGAVFAPVPTQAEEWTPAMIATLGGTATFGIALQALVLLVFWRRTGLALKPDFRWRGVGLGAVGKLAGWTFLMAFASLAAGVLQGNIVSAASGSGASATVTANAWLIFMLPYSVIVLSIGTPYFTQISEHAAAGRDDEVRGDISRSIRTLLFFIVAAVAAVAAAAIPASRVFTSSAEDAEVAALVLLCYLLSLIPLTILFIVQRTFYAYDDTRTPFWFTIFQCALIVATALLAGALLQAGVIPITGLAAAVALGQSVASTLQTIVATWLLRRRLGGLGMRSWARATGRFVVAAVPAGLAGWGVFLLFGGTNGWMTSEKLQGALGTAVIGLVVVLVYVAILAVFRAPELKAASGLVRRFLPGR; this is encoded by the coding sequence GTGACTAGTCTCGGGCGCGCCAGCGCCATCATCGGCGCAGGCACCATGGTGTCGCGTGTAACCGGGCTGCTGCGCAGCATCGTCCTCGTAGGCGTCCTCGGCGCCGTCGGGTCGGAGGCCGCGGACGCCTTCACGTTCGCCAACACGCTGCCCAACAGCGTGTTCTCGCTCATCTCCGTGGGCGTCCTGACGGCGGTGATCGTGCCGCAGATCGTCAAGGCGACCGCGGACGCCGACGGCGGCAATGCGTTCATCTCCAAGCTCTTCACCCTGGGCACCGTCGTTCTCGTGGCGACGACCGCCGTGGCGACGATCGCGGCGCCGTGGCTGGTCGTGCTCGTCGCCGGGCGCGCTCCTCTCGAGGCGCAAGCCCTCGCGACGGCCCTGGCGTACTGGTGCCTTCCGCAGATCCTCTTCTACGGTCTCTACGCCCTGCTGGGCGAGGCCTTGAACGCCCGCCGCATCTTCGGACCGTTCACCTGGGCACCCGTCGTCAACAACATCGTGTCGATCATCGGCTTCCTCGTCCTCGGAGCGGTGTTCGCGCCGGTCCCGACGCAGGCGGAGGAATGGACGCCGGCGATGATCGCCACGTTGGGCGGGACCGCCACGTTCGGTATCGCGCTGCAGGCCCTCGTACTGCTCGTCTTCTGGCGGCGAACCGGGCTCGCGCTGAAGCCCGACTTCCGGTGGCGCGGTGTGGGTCTCGGTGCGGTGGGCAAGCTTGCCGGCTGGACCTTCCTCATGGCCTTCGCCAGCCTCGCCGCCGGCGTCCTGCAAGGCAACATCGTCAGCGCGGCCTCGGGGTCCGGCGCGTCGGCGACGGTGACGGCGAATGCGTGGCTCATCTTCATGCTCCCGTACTCGGTCATCGTGCTGTCGATCGGCACCCCGTACTTCACCCAGATCAGCGAGCACGCCGCCGCGGGACGAGACGACGAGGTCCGAGGCGACATCTCCCGCAGCATCCGCACCCTCCTCTTCTTCATCGTCGCCGCGGTCGCCGCCGTCGCCGCAGCCGCGATCCCCGCCTCCCGCGTCTTCACGAGTTCGGCCGAGGATGCCGAGGTGGCCGCGCTGGTCCTGCTCTGCTATCTGCTCAGCCTCATCCCGCTGACCATCCTCTTCATCGTCCAGCGCACCTTCTACGCCTACGACGACACGCGCACGCCGTTCTGGTTCACGATCTTCCAGTGCGCCCTGATCGTGGCCACCGCGCTTCTCGCCGGCGCCCTCCTGCAGGCGGGTGTGATCCCGATCACCGGCCTCGCTGCCGCCGTCGCCCTCGGGCAGTCCGTCGCGAGCACCCTCCAGACGATCGTCGCGACCTGGCTGCTGCGCCGCCGCCTCGGAGGCCTCGGCATGCGCTCCTGGGCACGCGCGACGGGACGCTTCGTCGTCGCCGCCGTCCCGGCCGGTCTCGCCGGGTGGGGCGTCTTCCTGCTCTTCGGTGGGACGAACGGCTGGATGACGTCGGAGAAGCTCCAGGGGGCG
- a CDS encoding PrsW family glutamic-type intramembrane protease yields the protein MRAAIVPSETVPFSERRSVVLAVFLVPLVLAILLFTIDFGAVFLLCLAAVVPAAVVTMFAARWLAPRGARSWASSLLALAWGAGAAVLLATAVGAWSSEQAVYVDDRGILREAIPTLWVSTPVVEEVGKGLGVLLVLLLARRLGLRGVLFGAMVGALVGVGFAAVEDASAIAADIAANDLGSGVATWIVRTLTFPTHAALTIWTGAALGLALDARRAWSRPLLALAGLLVAIGAHGAINYGNVAGATDQASFFASLGTAFGWIVVSTVLAVTLRLVLTRRRA from the coding sequence GTGCGCGCCGCGATCGTCCCCTCCGAAACCGTCCCCTTCTCGGAACGTCGCTCCGTGGTGCTCGCGGTCTTCCTCGTCCCGCTGGTCCTCGCGATCCTGCTGTTCACGATCGACTTCGGCGCCGTCTTCCTCCTCTGTCTCGCCGCCGTCGTGCCCGCGGCGGTCGTGACGATGTTCGCGGCGCGCTGGCTCGCCCCGCGGGGTGCGCGGTCATGGGCGTCATCCCTGCTCGCCCTCGCCTGGGGCGCCGGCGCTGCCGTGCTCCTCGCGACCGCAGTCGGCGCGTGGTCGTCCGAGCAGGCGGTGTACGTGGACGATCGGGGCATCCTCCGCGAGGCGATCCCCACGCTGTGGGTATCGACGCCCGTCGTGGAGGAGGTGGGGAAGGGACTCGGGGTGCTGCTCGTCCTTCTGCTCGCACGGCGCCTCGGCCTGCGCGGCGTGCTCTTCGGCGCGATGGTCGGGGCGCTGGTCGGCGTCGGTTTCGCGGCGGTGGAGGATGCCTCCGCCATCGCAGCGGACATCGCGGCGAACGACCTCGGCTCCGGCGTCGCGACCTGGATCGTCCGCACCCTGACCTTCCCCACCCATGCCGCGCTCACCATCTGGACCGGCGCCGCGCTCGGTCTCGCCCTCGACGCCCGACGTGCCTGGTCGCGCCCGCTCCTCGCGCTCGCCGGGCTCCTGGTGGCGATCGGGGCCCACGGGGCGATCAACTACGGGAACGTCGCCGGAGCCACCGACCAAGCCTCGTTCTTCGCGTCCCTGGGTACGGCCTTCGGCTGGATCGTGGTGTCGACGGTCCTCGCCGTGACCCTCCGCCTCGTGCTGACCCGTCGCCGCGCCTGA
- a CDS encoding GNAT family N-acetyltransferase, giving the protein MSHELTETGSHDLGRVALERITPELAARIIRREERPGDAWHPEYPFADELVPLRVLAAADSPDPVFTMYAIRQAAGGLAVGGLGFLGPPDADGAVGLGYGLVPAARGAGLATEAVRGALRIAEAHGALEVRADTTTENVASQCVLEKAGFEVVRQTDTAVFYRRLLTPSA; this is encoded by the coding sequence ATGTCGCACGAGCTGACGGAGACCGGGAGTCATGATCTCGGCCGCGTCGCCCTCGAACGGATCACGCCCGAGCTCGCCGCGCGCATCATCCGGCGCGAGGAGCGACCGGGTGACGCCTGGCATCCTGAGTACCCCTTCGCGGACGAGCTCGTGCCCCTGCGGGTCCTCGCGGCGGCCGACAGCCCGGACCCCGTCTTCACGATGTATGCGATCCGCCAGGCGGCCGGAGGCCTGGCGGTGGGCGGCCTCGGATTCCTCGGCCCTCCCGATGCGGACGGCGCGGTGGGATTGGGCTACGGCCTGGTTCCCGCCGCTCGCGGCGCAGGCCTCGCGACGGAGGCCGTTCGCGGTGCCCTCCGCATCGCTGAAGCTCATGGGGCGCTCGAGGTGAGGGCCGACACGACCACCGAGAACGTCGCGTCGCAGTGCGTCCTGGAGAAGGCGGGCTTCGAAGTGGTCCGCCAGACCGACACAGCCGTCTTCTACCGGCGCCTCCTGACGCCGTCGGCCTGA
- a CDS encoding DUF7059 domain-containing protein, giving the protein MSDTPAPRPDPLRSAALAADLDAADLRSEPLRRLWGEEADDALGRGLREPILRAIAGDEAVLATLGRLLVLGLPQPRTAVERALPALGVSGLVDLGLATTDEDTVTPVALLRPQSFVDEDGVGEWWIASDLDEVALDGPLPADHVLGVGGASRTLAEIIVPLAVERALDLGTGCGIQALLVARRAGTVVATDISRRALAYAELNAQLNGVTNIDFRHGSMFEPVAGEAFDLIVSNPPFVITPRTEGIPAYEYRDGGLVGDALVEQFVRTAPAHLTPGGIAQLLGNWESRTGITGLARLDAWVPAELDLWVVEREELSPLAYAELWIRDGGITPRDPAFTPLLTAWLDDFAARGVTAIGFGYVLLRRGQGEPLRRSERVPQPVANVGAALGLGLAAHDALAAGLPDTLVVAPDVTEARHLLPGNDDPSVIELRQGGGFARTVAVDPALAGFVGACDGELQVLQIAPALADLFEVPFAQLWAELEPRIRGLVLDGFLLPRE; this is encoded by the coding sequence GTGTCCGACACCCCCGCCCCCCGCCCCGACCCGCTCCGCAGTGCCGCGCTCGCCGCGGATCTCGACGCCGCCGACCTCCGATCCGAGCCGTTGCGGCGCCTCTGGGGCGAGGAAGCGGACGACGCTCTGGGTCGTGGTCTGCGCGAGCCCATCCTCCGGGCGATCGCCGGCGACGAGGCTGTCCTCGCCACACTCGGACGCCTCCTGGTCCTCGGTCTTCCGCAGCCCCGCACCGCCGTGGAGCGCGCGCTCCCGGCGCTCGGCGTGAGTGGCCTGGTGGACCTCGGGCTGGCGACGACCGATGAGGACACCGTGACGCCGGTCGCGCTGCTGCGCCCGCAGTCCTTCGTCGACGAGGATGGCGTCGGCGAGTGGTGGATCGCCAGCGACCTGGACGAGGTCGCCCTCGACGGCCCGTTACCCGCCGACCACGTCCTCGGCGTGGGTGGCGCCTCGCGCACGCTCGCCGAGATCATCGTGCCCCTCGCGGTCGAGCGCGCCCTCGACCTCGGGACCGGCTGCGGCATCCAGGCGCTCCTCGTGGCGCGTCGAGCGGGGACGGTCGTGGCCACGGACATCTCCCGCCGCGCGCTCGCCTACGCCGAGCTGAACGCGCAGCTCAACGGCGTCACCAACATCGACTTCCGGCACGGGAGCATGTTCGAGCCGGTCGCCGGTGAGGCGTTCGATCTCATCGTGTCGAACCCACCCTTCGTCATCACCCCGCGCACCGAAGGCATCCCCGCGTACGAGTATCGCGACGGCGGTCTCGTCGGTGACGCACTGGTGGAACAGTTCGTGCGCACGGCGCCCGCGCACCTCACCCCCGGCGGCATCGCTCAGCTGCTGGGCAACTGGGAATCCCGCACGGGGATCACCGGCCTGGCCCGGCTGGACGCCTGGGTGCCCGCCGAGCTCGACCTGTGGGTGGTGGAGCGCGAGGAGCTGTCTCCGCTCGCCTACGCGGAGCTGTGGATCAGGGATGGCGGCATCACACCACGCGACCCGGCCTTCACCCCGCTGCTCACCGCCTGGCTCGATGACTTCGCGGCGCGCGGCGTGACCGCGATCGGCTTCGGTTACGTGCTGCTCCGCCGGGGACAGGGGGAGCCGCTGCGGCGCTCGGAGCGGGTGCCGCAGCCCGTGGCGAACGTGGGGGCGGCGCTCGGTCTCGGTCTCGCGGCGCACGATGCGCTCGCCGCAGGACTACCCGACACGCTCGTCGTGGCGCCGGACGTCACCGAGGCGCGTCACCTGCTCCCTGGCAACGACGACCCGAGCGTGATCGAGCTGCGTCAGGGCGGCGGATTCGCGCGGACCGTCGCGGTGGACCCTGCGCTGGCCGGGTTCGTCGGCGCGTGCGACGGCGAACTCCAGGTGCTGCAGATCGCCCCCGCCCTCGCCGACCTCTTCGAGGTGCCCTTCGCACAGCTCTGGGCGGAGCTCGAGCCGCGCATCCGGGGACTCGTGCTCGACGGCTTCCTCCTGCCGAGGGAATAG
- a CDS encoding DUF6049 family protein translates to MTANTPETGLRARMRRLAAFVVATGVCALGVAGPAMAADEPAADDDQRVELHVSAGLRGTVAPGTSTSAVVTIDNETDAELSTGRVQIDLGSTPLSDDAAVTEWLDEGQAAGSFISLGDETTKTAEAGESATTTVFVPQETLASLAPGVYPLRAALSDARTKGGEGQRPTAWDTSATSVLVVTASPTSPVGVLVPITATAAGGALLSSEELSELTSPDGDLTAQLDGVAGTTAVLAIDPAILASIRALGTAAPSSATDWITRLDELPNARFALQFGDADLTVQAQAGLPEALAPLPLSSLLDPAAFPQQRAVTPTSTPDKTADPSPTPTRGPALPTNDELVDIDGALPGIVWPESDLAQTDLAAFSGYLGRNPTTVVSSETVGGRNAAHASSGGQDLLVTDAATSATLSAAAAETASAPRQGLLAEAAARLFLAGTRAAGAPLLIGLERDENRSAEALRDAISAADSIGFEFSAVRSAPAVPVTVPDTAAATRAPDLANLLADERSLTAFSTILSDPLVLLSPERIRILRTIAVGSSAEAFTERVAAHRARTTETLGAVSIPDSSTIQLLTANADLPIAVRNDLPWPVTVRLFASPSDPRLEVKPVIDVEVQANSTTRAKVPVSARVGSGELDLRLALTSPTGVPIQSEQTVRVAVRAEWETIGLVIFGGLAVLLIALGVIRTVRRKRREAIEEQAVEAAVEELIEEKEAEAAEQERLDGSDAPPAKESRD, encoded by the coding sequence ATGACCGCGAACACTCCCGAGACGGGCCTCCGCGCGCGTATGCGCAGGCTCGCGGCGTTCGTGGTCGCCACGGGCGTGTGCGCTCTCGGTGTCGCCGGTCCCGCGATGGCGGCCGACGAGCCTGCCGCCGACGACGACCAGCGCGTCGAACTCCATGTGTCTGCGGGTCTGCGCGGCACTGTCGCGCCCGGGACGTCGACGTCGGCGGTCGTGACGATCGACAACGAGACCGATGCTGAACTCTCCACCGGTCGAGTCCAGATCGACCTCGGGAGCACACCGCTCTCCGACGACGCCGCGGTGACCGAGTGGCTCGACGAGGGTCAGGCCGCGGGTTCCTTCATCTCGCTCGGCGACGAGACGACGAAGACGGCCGAGGCGGGGGAATCCGCCACGACGACGGTGTTCGTGCCGCAGGAGACGCTGGCTTCACTCGCCCCCGGGGTCTACCCGCTGCGCGCCGCACTGAGCGATGCCCGCACGAAGGGCGGCGAGGGTCAGCGCCCCACCGCCTGGGACACGAGCGCCACGAGCGTGCTTGTCGTCACGGCGAGTCCGACGAGCCCCGTCGGGGTCCTCGTGCCGATCACCGCCACTGCTGCCGGCGGCGCGCTGCTGAGCTCCGAGGAGCTCAGCGAGCTCACCAGCCCCGACGGTGACCTCACGGCGCAGCTCGACGGCGTGGCCGGGACGACCGCGGTGCTCGCGATAGACCCCGCGATCCTCGCTTCCATCCGCGCGCTGGGCACAGCGGCGCCGTCCTCCGCCACGGACTGGATCACGCGTCTCGACGAGCTGCCCAACGCCCGTTTCGCCCTGCAGTTCGGGGACGCGGACCTCACGGTGCAGGCGCAAGCCGGTCTCCCGGAGGCGCTGGCGCCGCTGCCGCTGTCCTCCCTCCTCGACCCCGCGGCCTTCCCGCAGCAGCGTGCCGTCACACCGACGAGCACACCGGACAAGACAGCCGATCCGTCGCCGACGCCGACCAGGGGTCCCGCCCTTCCGACGAACGACGAGCTGGTGGACATCGACGGTGCGCTCCCCGGCATCGTCTGGCCCGAGAGCGACCTCGCGCAGACCGACCTCGCCGCGTTCTCCGGCTACCTCGGCCGCAACCCGACGACCGTGGTGTCCTCCGAGACGGTCGGCGGCCGGAACGCCGCGCATGCGTCGTCCGGTGGACAGGATCTCCTCGTCACGGACGCCGCGACGTCGGCCACGCTGTCCGCCGCCGCGGCCGAAACCGCCTCGGCTCCTCGCCAGGGGCTGCTCGCGGAAGCCGCCGCGCGACTCTTCCTCGCCGGAACACGGGCGGCCGGCGCTCCCCTCCTCATCGGCCTGGAACGCGATGAGAACCGCTCCGCCGAAGCCCTTCGCGATGCGATATCGGCAGCGGACTCGATCGGTTTCGAGTTCTCCGCGGTGCGGTCCGCACCCGCCGTCCCGGTGACCGTGCCGGATACCGCCGCCGCCACCCGGGCACCCGACCTCGCGAACCTCCTCGCCGACGAGCGCTCCCTCACCGCCTTCTCCACGATCCTCAGCGATCCGCTCGTTCTTCTGAGCCCGGAGCGGATCCGGATCCTGCGCACCATCGCCGTCGGCTCGTCCGCGGAGGCCTTCACCGAGAGGGTCGCGGCCCATCGTGCGCGCACCACCGAGACGCTCGGCGCGGTCAGCATCCCCGACTCCAGCACGATCCAGCTGCTCACGGCCAACGCCGACCTCCCGATCGCGGTGCGCAACGACCTCCCGTGGCCTGTGACCGTGCGGCTGTTCGCCTCCCCCAGCGATCCGCGCCTCGAAGTGAAGCCCGTGATCGACGTCGAGGTGCAGGCGAACTCGACCACCAGGGCGAAGGTACCCGTCTCCGCCCGGGTGGGCAGCGGCGAACTCGACCTGCGTCTCGCCCTGACCAGTCCGACGGGGGTGCCGATCCAGTCGGAGCAGACCGTGCGCGTGGCGGTGCGAGCGGAGTGGGAGACCATCGGGCTCGTCATCTTCGGCGGCCTGGCGGTGCTGCTCATCGCTCTCGGAGTCATCCGCACCGTGCGTCGCAAACGCCGGGAGGCGATCGAGGAACAAGCCGTCGAGGCGGCCGTCGAGGAACTGATCGAGGAGAAGGAGGCGGAGGCCGCGGAGCAGGAGCGCCTCGACGGCTCCGATGCCCCTCCTGCGAAGGAGTCGCGTGACTAG
- a CDS encoding dihydrofolate reductase family protein, translated as MTRVRVDLNITLDGFATTTDQTPENPFGEDWGRLTAAYTATRTFQERVFHDTSGAGTTGVDEKYAAQYFQGIGAEIMGAGMFGLHANPDDPDWRGWWGEEPPFEVPVFVLTHTPRPPIEFANGTTFRFLSATPEEALREAMAAAGGHDVRVGGGATTVREFLRAGLVDDLHVGITPILTGSGIRLWDDLRGLEAGYRVTSEVAESGVTHVTFSRED; from the coding sequence ATGACCCGCGTGCGCGTCGATCTCAACATCACTCTCGACGGCTTCGCCACGACGACCGATCAGACCCCGGAGAACCCCTTCGGCGAGGACTGGGGACGGCTCACCGCGGCCTACACGGCGACCCGCACCTTCCAGGAGCGCGTCTTCCACGACACCAGCGGTGCCGGCACGACCGGGGTGGACGAGAAGTACGCGGCGCAGTACTTCCAGGGCATCGGCGCTGAGATCATGGGTGCCGGCATGTTCGGCCTGCACGCGAACCCGGACGACCCCGACTGGCGCGGCTGGTGGGGCGAGGAGCCGCCGTTCGAGGTGCCGGTGTTCGTTCTCACCCATACCCCGCGACCGCCGATCGAGTTCGCGAACGGGACGACCTTCCGCTTCCTCTCGGCGACGCCGGAGGAGGCGCTGCGGGAAGCCATGGCGGCGGCCGGCGGCCACGACGTGCGTGTCGGCGGCGGTGCCACGACCGTCCGTGAGTTCCTGCGCGCCGGGCTCGTCGATGATCTGCACGTCGGCATCACCCCGATCCTCACCGGCAGCGGGATCCGGTTGTGGGACGACCTGCGGGGTCTCGAGGCGGGCTACCGCGTGACCAGCGAGGTCGCGGAGTCCGGGGTCACCCACGTCACGTTCTCCCGCGAAGACTGA
- a CDS encoding alkaline phosphatase family protein: MVDDDKPSAASPRDPSRRGFFAVGGAALAGAVIGGAGGAAIGSSVAAGGGRDGFADDPDPFAALTPRSEPGFDHVVVVMGENRSFDNLLGYLYTADTLPADETFEGLAFGTHSNTAPDGTVVEAHVYRGETDRIMSLPDPDPGEEYPHVNTQIFGTVDPKTNADLFVDEMTAPFNAPIHGEKATMSGFLEDYIINFRRLRDGKEPSLDEARHIMGSFSPEMLPVLSTLAAEFAVFDHWYAAVPSQTFCNRSFFHASTSHGFVTNQSGGGYRKWIDAPAAPTVFNRLEDRKVSWRIYIDKLQLVSFTGMLHAAVLEKYWRTDHFGTMEDFYADAKNGTLPAYAFIEPRMVYDHNDFHPPFGKPRESRVDGEPVFDSAISDVRAGDRLIHDIYEAVRTSATPGGSNAVNTLLLITFDEHGGCYDHVAPPAATKPTKDTGAGEMGFTFDRLGCRVPAIAVSAYTRRGTIIHDEMHHGSVTATLSRLHGLEPLNDRDQSANTLLNVVNLDKPRHPADWPVTSPAYTPPNPEDGTPQPNEKEHLKPLTPPARGLLGLLLGRYGAPGEAEPETFADAFRLLHEHGEELFGPARNS, translated from the coding sequence ATGGTCGACGACGACAAACCCTCCGCCGCCTCCCCCCGCGACCCCTCCCGGCGCGGATTCTTCGCCGTGGGCGGCGCCGCGCTGGCGGGTGCGGTGATCGGCGGCGCAGGTGGAGCGGCGATCGGGTCTTCCGTCGCAGCGGGCGGTGGTCGTGACGGATTCGCCGACGATCCCGACCCGTTCGCGGCGCTGACGCCCCGCAGCGAGCCCGGCTTCGACCACGTGGTCGTCGTGATGGGCGAGAACCGCTCCTTCGACAACCTGCTGGGCTACCTCTACACGGCCGACACGCTTCCGGCGGACGAGACCTTCGAGGGTCTCGCGTTCGGCACCCACAGCAACACCGCGCCCGACGGCACGGTCGTGGAGGCGCACGTCTACCGCGGCGAGACCGACCGCATCATGAGTCTCCCGGACCCGGACCCGGGTGAGGAGTACCCGCACGTCAACACCCAGATCTTCGGGACCGTGGACCCGAAGACGAACGCCGATCTCTTCGTGGATGAGATGACCGCCCCTTTCAATGCCCCGATACACGGCGAGAAGGCGACGATGTCCGGTTTCCTCGAGGACTACATCATCAACTTCCGCCGACTGCGCGACGGGAAAGAGCCGAGCCTGGACGAGGCGCGGCACATCATGGGCTCGTTCTCGCCCGAGATGCTGCCGGTCCTCTCCACCCTCGCGGCCGAGTTCGCCGTCTTCGACCACTGGTACGCGGCCGTGCCCTCGCAGACGTTCTGCAACCGGTCGTTCTTCCACGCCTCGACGTCCCACGGCTTCGTGACGAATCAGAGCGGCGGGGGCTATCGGAAGTGGATCGACGCCCCCGCGGCGCCCACGGTGTTCAACCGGCTCGAGGACAGGAAGGTGAGCTGGCGGATCTACATCGACAAGCTGCAGCTCGTCTCGTTCACCGGGATGCTGCATGCGGCCGTGCTGGAGAAGTACTGGCGCACGGATCACTTCGGCACCATGGAGGATTTCTACGCCGACGCGAAGAACGGCACTCTTCCCGCCTACGCCTTCATCGAGCCTCGGATGGTCTACGACCACAACGACTTCCATCCGCCGTTCGGGAAGCCGCGGGAGAGCAGGGTCGACGGCGAGCCGGTCTTCGACAGTGCCATCTCCGACGTGCGAGCGGGCGACCGGCTCATCCATGACATCTACGAGGCCGTGCGCACCAGCGCGACCCCCGGCGGCTCGAACGCGGTCAACACCCTGCTGCTCATCACCTTCGACGAGCACGGCGGCTGCTACGACCACGTGGCTCCGCCTGCGGCCACGAAACCCACGAAGGACACGGGTGCCGGGGAGATGGGCTTCACGTTCGACCGGCTCGGCTGCCGCGTGCCGGCGATCGCGGTGTCGGCGTACACCCGCCGCGGCACGATCATCCACGACGAGATGCACCACGGGTCCGTCACGGCGACGCTGAGCCGCCTGCACGGCCTGGAGCCGTTGAACGACCGGGACCAGTCCGCCAACACGCTTCTGAACGTCGTGAACCTCGACAAGCCGCGGCATCCGGCGGACTGGCCGGTGACGAGCCCCGCGTACACCCCGCCGAACCCGGAGGACGGCACCCCTCAGCCGAACGAGAAGGAGCACCTCAAACCGCTGACGCCTCCCGCGCGCGGCCTCCTCGGGCTGCTTCTCGGCCGCTACGGCGCGCCCGGCGAAGCGGAACCCGAGACCTTCGCCGATGCGTTCCGGCTCCTCCACGAGCACGGCGAGGAGTTGTTCGGCCCTGCCCGGAACTCGTGA
- a CDS encoding LLM class flavin-dependent oxidoreductase encodes MKAFGFLSFGHYADVPGSATRTAGDMLKQTIEIAEGADELGVNGAYVRVHHWARQAASPMPLLTAMAARTERIEVGTGVIDMRYENPFQFAEEAAALDLIADGRIALGVSRGSPETALRGYETFGFRDEEDPERGSVLAREKFEIFLRAIDGERLAPGDPRMVGAGQYLAIEPQSPTLRDHVWWGSGSRATAEETGRKGLNMMSSTLVTEATGQPFHELQREQIELFRSAYREAGHTGTPRVSVSRSVFPLVSDVDRAYFGLRSEENADQIGIIDGFRSTFGKTYAAEPDVLIEQLRQDEAVMAADTLMLTIPNQLGPEYNLHVLEAFAEHVAPALGWKPNTEGPVQGDPVA; translated from the coding sequence ATGAAGGCTTTCGGATTCCTCTCGTTCGGGCACTATGCCGACGTGCCAGGCTCGGCGACCCGCACGGCGGGCGACATGCTGAAGCAGACCATCGAGATCGCGGAGGGCGCAGACGAGCTCGGCGTCAACGGCGCTTACGTCCGCGTGCACCACTGGGCACGCCAGGCGGCGTCCCCGATGCCGCTGCTGACGGCCATGGCCGCGCGCACCGAGCGCATCGAGGTCGGCACCGGCGTGATCGACATGCGCTACGAGAACCCGTTCCAGTTCGCGGAGGAGGCCGCCGCACTCGACCTCATCGCCGACGGCCGGATCGCGCTGGGCGTGAGCCGCGGGTCACCCGAGACGGCGCTGCGCGGTTACGAGACCTTCGGCTTCCGCGACGAGGAGGACCCGGAGCGCGGCAGCGTGCTCGCGCGGGAGAAGTTCGAGATCTTCCTCCGTGCCATCGACGGTGAGCGCCTCGCCCCCGGCGACCCGCGGATGGTCGGCGCGGGACAGTACCTCGCGATCGAGCCGCAGTCGCCCACGCTGCGCGACCACGTCTGGTGGGGCTCCGGTTCGCGCGCGACGGCCGAAGAGACCGGCCGCAAGGGACTCAACATGATGAGCTCGACGCTCGTGACGGAGGCGACCGGTCAGCCGTTCCACGAGCTGCAGCGCGAGCAGATCGAGCTCTTCCGCTCCGCCTACCGCGAGGCCGGTCACACCGGCACACCGCGCGTCTCGGTCAGCCGCAGCGTGTTCCCGCTCGTGTCGGACGTCGACCGCGCGTACTTCGGGCTGCGCAGCGAGGAGAACGCCGACCAGATCGGCATCATCGACGGTTTCCGTTCCACGTTCGGCAAGACCTACGCCGCCGAGCCCGATGTCCTCATCGAACAGCTCCGGCAGGACGAGGCCGTCATGGCGGCGGACACCCTCATGCTCACGATCCCGAACCAGCTCGGCCCGGAGTACAACCTCCACGTGCTCGAGGCGTTCGCGGAGCACGTGGCACCGGCACTCGGGTGGAAGCCGAACACGGAGGGTCCGGTCCAGGGCGACCCGGTGGCCTGA
- a CDS encoding GNAT family N-acetyltransferase, producing the protein MSVGRVPLTIRPCRGEVEYAALVEIWRSAVRATHDFLDESDFTRIESHLASDYFPAVTLTVVERDGVPVGFAGVHDDGLEMLFVSDAVRGQGVGSALLAEVVANQGVTRVDVNEDNPGARGFYRSKGFVEAGRSALDGDGRPYPIIHMALPDDPKA; encoded by the coding sequence ATGTCCGTCGGTCGTGTCCCGCTCACCATCCGGCCGTGCCGAGGAGAAGTGGAGTACGCGGCGCTCGTCGAGATCTGGCGTAGCGCTGTCCGCGCCACCCATGACTTTCTCGACGAGTCCGACTTCACCAGAATCGAGTCTCACCTCGCGTCCGACTACTTCCCTGCGGTGACTCTCACCGTGGTTGAACGAGACGGGGTTCCGGTCGGGTTCGCCGGCGTCCACGACGACGGACTGGAGATGCTCTTCGTCTCCGATGCCGTTCGCGGACAGGGTGTGGGCTCTGCCCTCCTCGCCGAGGTCGTCGCCAACCAGGGCGTGACCAGGGTCGATGTGAACGAGGACAACCCGGGTGCCCGGGGCTTCTACCGCAGCAAGGGCTTCGTCGAAGCGGGCCGGAGCGCGCTCGATGGGGACGGGCGACCCTATCCGATCATCCACATGGCGCTTCCGGACGACCCCAAGGCATGA